CTGCATCATTTATCCAGCGTTCGTGGGTAATGGATTTGGCCGAGCAGTGTACACAAAGTGAAAGCACACCCAGTACCGCGGTGTCCCGTTTAAGGGATGTTTTAATActtaaaacaataacaaaagaagaagaagaaaaaaaacgaatcctTGCTTATAAATCTATTCCACATCCTGCATTTTTTAAAAGGAAAGCGATAAAAGTGTACAAAATGGGGTTCACTACAGGTTGGGAaaggggtggttttgtttggggAAAGTTTGCTAATCTCTGTACAACGTATTAATAGAAACGCTCCGTTCAATAAAGATAGACCGCCGCTCCTGCCTGCTGACATTACAACACTGTACACAAGTAGAAAACATGTTTGTGGTATTAAAATACAGTTAACGTACTAGAATATAGGATTAAAGGATCGTAATAATCATGAAGGCTGTTTCAGTGTTGTTTCTTACACACAGTTTCATATACTAGAGCTTCTCCTCTCGCTGCTCACCTGCTCTGTGCGCTGTGCAATCTCTATCCTTTGCCCtaaacaaaacgatttttcACTATTTGCACTTGTTTTACACACGTCTTAGCCGTGGTTCACCCTATCACTGCACAACATACATAATATAGATATACAACGATTCTCATATAAACAATTACCACCACTCTCAACTGATGATTGTAAAACTGCCCTTACTATGTTCGAGCGTTTCCTCTTCTAAGGCTTAAGACGTTAAGGTTTAATAGTTTCAGCTTCCGTTAAAAGAAGGGAGTGTCTAACACATTCACAATAATACGGTAAAACACACGACAGCGTAAATGGTGTGATGTTTAGTTTTTCTTCCGACGAACTACATGGAAAATCCGAACCCGAACGGTTGGAGACATTGcgttttgcgttttgtgtgAGGTGTATGTTTGCACGGCCGTGCTGCAAACGGTGACCACAGAAAGGATGAACGGCTGTTTAAACCGGCGGGACGGAAAGCGCGGATATGTCTGCGCGCTGCGGCTTAGCGCAATCACAACGAGGTATTGTTCACCGTTAGCGATTTGTAGATAAAGTTCTGCACACCGAGCAGATGCATCTCGGCAACGCTGATGATCACCAGCAGCGCCACGTACCCGGCGTACTGGATCATCCGCAGGTACTCCCACAGTTTATCACAGAAGATGCTTAGCAGCAGAAAGTGGAGCAGCGCATGCACGTTGAAGATGCGCCACAGCCAGGCAATGAAGAAGAACCCGGTCGACCGGAACACTGACTCCTGGTGCAGGTACTGGGCCGGCGTTACATTTTCCCGCTCGAGCATATCCTGGTAGATGGCGATGTACCGGTTCCATCCGGTCGAGCTAAGCAACAGCATGCCGGTGTAGCACAGCACCTTGCGGGCAACTTTTTTGGTCGTGACTTTCACCTTATAAATTACACCCGATTCAGAACTTTTCGATTCCGACACCGGTATGATTGACTGGAGCTGTGTGTAGCCGCGCCGGGGTGGATTGTTTTTCAGAAATACGAACACACCGATCATTAGTGCAATACAGCCGAGCCCATCACAAATTCCATCGATATAGTATCCGGCCGACCCGATATCTGAACGCTCGCCCCGGATGTGTTTCTTTGCCCGGGCCACATGCCCGTCCAGATCGTCCAGAAACGTGCGGAACTGGAACAGCACCACACCGATACGACGGTAGCCGAGCGAATCCGACGCTATCATCCGGCCGGCCGCAATCGCAACGAACACGTGGAAAAACGAGATCATGTTCGGCGTTACCAGATCACCCTTGGAAAAACCAGCCACATTGTCCACGATCGTAGCGATCGGTGCGAACAGATAGTGGTTCGTGTGGTCCAGCATCATCGCCTTCACGGTAACGTCGCACAGCGGATTTAGATCGCAGTTTACCCAGGCCACATCCTCGTAGCGCACGATGTGCCGGTTCAGCTGCAGCGGCATCGAGGACGACGGTGCCAGTACGGGCGATGTGACCTTACTGGCATGGCTACCACCCGGTACCGGTTTCAGCAGCGTGCTGTTGGCGGCCATCAGGAACGGATCGGTATCCCGGATCGGGTAGTCCTGGATGCGGATGTACAGATTCACATCCATCCAGGCGAAGAACGCTATCAGCAGAAACAGCAGGGACAGCAATATTTTGCTGACCTGCGAGCTCGGACCCACCATGATTATCGAACGGAGTTGGCGAGATTATCGTGGGCTATTAACACTGGATTACCTTTCCTAACAACAAATATTCTTCTATTCTATGTATTTGATGATTTATATATCGTGATCTATATGTGGATTTGACAACAACACAATTCGCTCGATTTGTGAACCTTCTTGCGGAAGAAGAACACGCACACGGTAACCGTCACGATCGACAGCGAAAGACCAACTGCAACACGGACCACAGACAGTAAACGTTTCTGGATAGGGGgactactactactaatacTACTACAAACTACTGCTCCGTGTTCGTTCCGTTCGGTCGCTGGCTCGCGCGCGCCCTTATCGTACGTCCTTCCGAACCGCGTGTACGTGCGTGCTGGGCGTGGAGGATGCCAAAGGTTCGTTGCGCCCTTCGTGCAAGCCTTCTACCACACAGCGACGAACTGAAACGAAACAGAGAAACGGGAATAAATGAAACGGTCTGACTGTCGTCTCGGGAAGGTCCCTTTTTGCCAATGGGGTGCAAAGGTGGTCGCAAAAGAACCCTGTGAGGGATGCAAATATGCCGAAAGTGCTTTTTACGTCGAACTCTCGAACGACACTGTTTGAATTGGGAAGCATAGGGATTCTTTTTACTGCGAAAAGTTTAGAAAGTTTGTAGCGAAAAGGAGTTGGTTAATTTGCAATTATTCCACGCAAATCATTACGAATGCATACGTCACATTATAGTGGCGGAGTTGAAAATGAAGCTGTGCTATCAACACagtttattattaatataataattttgtgTTAGGCGCGCAAAGAAGTGTGTTTCTCTTAAGTTTCACTAAACGATGAGAAATGTTTCTTTAATTTGTCAAAACAATGAACACTTTACATGAAAAGACATTCAGGTTTTGTAGTTTGTGCATAGtccattaattttaaatcaaaattatttttttatattttaacgatttattaaaaaaaaactatttttcatcacGTTTTATCACTTTAGATACTGTACAGTACAATATCTGAATGTGATATAATTCTCCGACGAagttcgatttttgtttgaacAGCTCATAATACATAATTTCGATCTGATCCCACCAAATATACGGCACGGTTTTACGATGCGAAAACCGGGataaacaataattatttACATCGCGAATAATTACAAATTAGAGATCATTTTAGCTTTTCAAAAGCTCTCGTTTATGATGTAGAAAGTATATCTTTAATGTaataaaagtaatttttaACGAACCATGCTCAGTGCACGCAATAGTTTGTGAACGGCTTTTTTACTGTACAATTTCCATATAAAAAAcgtaatatataaataaaaaatttgtttacGTATTTTTCCACCATGCTCGCCGTGATATCCAGCTCTCCATAAAGAACCGGGACCGGCAGTGATAGAATCTGTaaaatttgcttcaaaaacaaaacacggaaCAATCTATAATTCATCGTTCAATACCCCTACACAACAGGGAACAGAgcagacacatacacaccagaGCTTCCGGGTACGATAGAGCACCTCGTACCCATTCGAAACCGAAAGTCACGAACGATGGAAATGCAATTTGCATAAGTGAGACATTGTGTGGACAAGGGAAAAATCTCCCCCTTTGGCCTGTCCCAACCGGACCCCTTGCCGAGTCGAGTGGCGTCATTTAGAATGGGTAGGTTTGTCGCGGGGTTTAGCTGATCCTTTAACAGTTCAACCTCGGTTGTACGAGTCCTTGACATCGGACCGTATCGCGATGCACAAATTGTACATGGCCGATCGTAACCAGAGGACCACCACCGCAACGCAACGAAGGAAGAAACATCGGTGACACAATTGTATAGCCTTTGTGCCAGCGAGCGACCCGCGCGTACAACTCTAGTGGGAAATGTCACATTATCAAGGTAATATCACTAAAGTGCCAATCCTTTTCGAGTTGACTTGTGTTCGAAATGGAGCGGAGGTTTATAGGTTGGGAACGGGATTTCCTCTTGCATAGAACTTTACCGCCCAGTGCAAACATCACCACAAAACCTATGCGCGATGACTATGTAGGACACGGAATGCAAAACATATAGAAGGGGTATGTGCCAGAGCTGACACCATGGCTTGTACTGTGTCCTTTGCTACATTCCCATCCACTCGTTCATTCGATCCTGTGGGAATGGGTTGTATGAATAATGCACAAGGCAAGTTGAACGATGGCGAAcgggaatggttttttttctcggccTGGCATGTACCGTTTCCGACCTATAagtaaaacggaaaacaaaaatagaaataaattgcTTAACCGAGCGGTAAAAGATTGGGCTTCCGCTTAAGGATGGATTAGTCATTTCTTTTACTGaattgatgcttttttttcttgctttacAGAAATATTACAGCACAATTAATAGGAAATACGTTCGGTAAATTAAGGATTAACTTTATCGTCATTTGTTATCGAATTTGTGTCTCTTTTTCTGTACCATCTGCCCAAAACAGACACCTGCAATTTTCCTGAAacattgcaaaagaaaaaagatcaCCGAAAGCACTTTCACTGATTGTGTTCGCTGctggcaaaaaagaaaaactttcgTATCCAAACAAGCGTATCGCCTACGGTgtgttttgttagttttgtttttacaatgCTATCAAGTTCCAGTTCAAATCCACATTTTATGCGATGTGCACATCGATTCACAAATTTGCTTTGCATGTAGAAAATAGGTATGAAATCTTCAAGGAAACTTTTTTGCTAACAGGAATATTTCAACtggaaattaaaaactttcCAGATGATACTTTCAACTCGTGTAACACCATCTTAGGGGCAAGGTATTTATAAACACGCTATTGAAGCAAAACGTTATCCTCGACCCCGCTCAAAATCAACAAGAGCTTTCAGTAGTACCAGTATCTCTGTTTCTACCCTAAATGTCGTCTGTCGCCGAAATTCGCATGGATATGAATTAGATCAAATTGGAGAAATAAGACAGTATAAACGAAACAACGTTAAGCTGTGGATGGCAACCATCCAATATGCGACTCCCGGTAAACCTAACGTGCTTACTGATGCTACGATACGTGCACGTCAGGTAGAGACAGCTAGTAAAAGAACTCTTCGGTGTCACCCATACAAGCTCGAAACATCCTTCCGATTTTGCTCATAAATGTTGCACTCACAAGTTTATCCGATGGCGTAGTTCGGTACCATACGATCCTGGGTAGCGGTGGGTTAATTTggggtttgttgtgttgtgtcctTCTCCTTTACCTACACCTGATCCCGAAGGGATGGCTCACTGGCGTCATAAACTGTTGATAGTAGCACCATAAATAGTTTAGATCCGTCGCGATAGACAAACCAAACAGGGTGGACCGTTTTAAGGTGCCACAATTATGGATGCCAACGGTTTTCACTGTCGCAGTTGTCTACTAGGGATGAATGAATCGAACAAAACCTAACGGATATAGTGGAATTTTTTGGTGCCCAAAGTGGGCTACGAAACTAGACCAAACAGCGGTTCTGACGAATGGTTGCCAAGCGGTTCTAAAAATAGTACCCGTCCTCATTAGTGCCCATTTTACGATGTTAGACACATTCCTATCGTTAGGATAGATAGATGAATGATTTAGTGTCGCGTGTATCCTTTCTGGGGAGTCCTTCGGTGGGTACGGGGTGATTTACAGGtgtgtaattttgtttgtttttcattactTCGGAATCAACATACAATCCCACGTCAACATCCcactaaaaaaacaattggaaAATACGCATTTCCATGATGAATGATTTGTCGATTGATAAAgctaatgaaattaaattgggTAGCCGCTATTAAGATATCTTggaattattgaaatattgatCAGTTATGCCCTGCTAACCACGCTTGAAAATATGCAATCACtaattattgaaataattttggTGAACTGTGAATTATAGAGATAGCATTAACTCTTCCTTTTAGCGATTATTTCCTTATAGATATACTTTCTTATAGCAAGCGAACCCATGAAATCTCCGAGTCTTCATTGATTAAGcgatcatttaaaaaatactttaaaaaaatcatttaaaaatgcaATCTTCCAGAGACAAACGCTCAAGACGGAGTCTTGCACAAATTCTCAGGGTATACACATTTAATGCGGTATTATATAAATCTAAATGGCACCACAAGGCACTTcaattgaagaaaattttaTAATTGCAGAAGCTCATCACAAAAATAATTGTCAGATTCGCCAACGCTAAGTGGCAATTTAAGCTAACGAACAAATATGCCATTCTCACGCAACCCACACTGAAGCCCTATCCACGTGAGTCCGTTTGCATCAACGGTAATTTCGAATGCAACTTGAAATTGCCTTCAGTTTTTAAAATTCGATGAATCTAAACATCTCCAAGTACACACGACTATTCCATCGTAGAGCAGAAAGCACGATACCGCTGCATACCGCAGGGGAGGGttaaagaaattaaatgtGATTGTTTCTAGGCGGCAGGGAAGCAGCGGCAGACGGGTGCGGCAAAATTATCGCACTCAATTGGGTGGTTTCGTTCGAGCTTGCAAATCATCATCGCGTCAAACATTCTGACCTTAACATGGAACCCCCTCCGGGTTTCCGGGCACATGGAGTTAGATCACTTTCAAACTGGTGTGCGGCTATTTTATACGATCAAATAGCGTCATTCCGAACGATGATATGAACTGAGGTACGTTCAACAAAATGGGGACGAACCGATGGAATGCATTTCCACCCTTTCCGAAAGGCACAAATGAGTTCGAAATTTGTGGTGCTGTATTGCACACGATATTGCTTATCTACTGCTAGTGATTCATTCGTTATCAAAGCGGAACGGAAATGTATTGGTAGGAGGGTCCAACGTTTGGTTGGCATCGAATCTTCGTCCTGGTTGCGAGAACATCTTctattggttttgtttacgtGTCGCCGGCGTAGTTTAAACGGTGGCGCTGCTTACCTGCGGTACTTGTGTGCTTTTCCCGGATCCGGTTTCACCGACCAGCACGAGCGTTTGATAGTGCTCGAGACAGTACAGAATCTGGTCACGGTACTGACGTATCGGTAGACGTTCGCGCTGAGCTGCAAGATTAAGCGACTGGTGGGCGTTGAAGACGAACGACGTTACGTGATCATCCGCTGGTGCCGCGTCGCGTTCCGATGCAAACGATTCGTCATCTAATGTAGCGCGCCACCGGAACCGGGCACCATAGGCATTTatgaaacatgaaaataaaagaGAACACCGTAAAGAATGTTAGTGTACGATCttgacaaaaaacaaaacatgttgtagattacaaacaaaacgcaccaaCTAGCGAATGCGGTTATGAAACTATCCGCGGCCCCGATCGGAACAGGCAATAGCGCGAAACTAATTCAATTACAATATACCGCCTGTCTGAACTCTAGCGCTAGAACGTGGTGTTCGCGGCACTGAACAACACTAACACGGCTGAGCGATGTTGTACGGGTGAGAACGATCCGCGAACCAGCAGCTACACACTGCCCATTTCACGCATATAGTCTCAACACGCGTAAACTCTGTGGTCTGTGATAATGCTGATAAGCGGATGGCACGATTGGCCAATACACACGTATCGCAAAGTTCAACGACAATGCCACGAAGCTAACAAACGTTCAGAGTCTTTCGGTGGAGACCGAAGGTATGGGCCACACCTTGTGGCAACATTATCCACCCCAAAAGGGGTCgtgtgtgtttaaaatttgatAAACCAAACCAATCAAATGTACCTGCCTGCTAGAGGATTAATCGATTGCTAGGAATGACGCGTGGAATTTGGCTCAGGACTTAACCAAGGGAGGAAAGCTTATCAGAGTCAGTTTTATTCAACCGATCGTTTGTGCACACTCATCGCACGCAAGGTTTCGATAACGGGTGTGAGAATgagttacaatttatttttttctagaATGTGAAGTGCCGCTTTCTTCGCCTCAAATATCGGCAACAAAAACGTATCGGTTTCTCTCCATGCGCATGATAAACATTGGCCGCGATCGTACGCACGTTGTCGTGAGAAGAATGGcgatcattaatattccacACCACTCACGCttgttttgtaaacaaagtaTGCGCGTCCAGGTGCCAAGCGCAAATCATACGTGCGTCGTTGTACCATTTATTAATGGTAATTGCCATTTTACGGAAAGGTAAAATCAGTGACCCTTCGTTCTTTAACCGATTGGGGGGGTGATcgaaggaaaatgtttctcACGTTACTAGGTACAAAGCTGCGGCTGTCTAGAATTGATTCACAAAGATAGTTATACGATATCACAGCAGACCAAGATTACTTGGGGATTTTTTCCGACTAGTGGATCTCGCCACTAGATACGGTGAAGGTGCAGTTCGTATACTTATCAGTTAGCGAGGCTGTTGGAAATCGT
The Anopheles moucheti chromosome 2, idAnoMoucSN_F20_07, whole genome shotgun sequence genome window above contains:
- the LOC128310341 gene encoding ceramide phosphoethanolamine synthase, producing MVGPSSQVSKILLSLLFLLIAFFAWMDVNLYIRIQDYPIRDTDPFLMAANSTLLKPVPGGSHASKVTSPVLAPSSSMPLQLNRHIVRYEDVAWVNCDLNPLCDVTVKAMMLDHTNHYLFAPIATIVDNVAGFSKGDLVTPNMISFFHVFVAIAAGRMIASDSLGYRRIGVVLFQFRTFLDDLDGHVARAKKHIRGERSDIGSAGYYIDGICDGLGCIALMIGVFVFLKNNPPRRGYTQLQSIIPVSESKSSESGVIYKVKVTTKKVARKVLCYTGMLLLSSTGWNRYIAIYQDMLERENVTPAQYLHQESVFRSTGFFFIAWLWRIFNVHALLHFLLLSIFCDKLWEYLRMIQYAGYVALLVIISVAEMHLLGVQNFIYKSLTVNNTSL